In the Phaseolus vulgaris cultivar G19833 chromosome 7, P. vulgaris v2.0, whole genome shotgun sequence genome, one interval contains:
- the LOC137829572 gene encoding probable serine/threonine-protein kinase PBL7 isoform X2 gives MGWIPCSGNSNTKKKLKKKLEKMEVQSSLVDPIKATPGKLKRNSSMNSKDSSRNGNPDHIAAQTFSFRELATATRNFRAECLLGEGGFGRVYKGRLESINQIVAIKQLDRNGLQGNREFLVEVLMLSLLHHPNLVNLIGYCADGDQRLLVYEFMSLGSLEDHLHDISPGKKQLDWNIRMKIAAGAARGLEYLHDKANPPVIYRDLKCSNILLGEGYHPKLSDFGLAKLGPVGENTHVSTRVMGTYGYCAPEYAMTGQLTLKSDVYSFGVVLLEIITGRKAIDNSRSAGEQNLVAWARPLFKDRRKFSQMADPMLQGQYPSRGLYQALAVAAMCVQEQANMRPVIADVVTALSYLASQKYDPSTQTVQSSRHAPGTPPRTKRGYLVQISNILQHTARYRFVDVNTGCLMVVFFLQSIVAKNVVKFCSTSGAHNCSYFPFGAKMVYSLPFPLVSILKENCWIHDSCSFCLGNCSSGVPAFHSCQFFFLLVVCIVMKLCKIWLFQPRKYNIISCVISYFRLVYIVVYRF, from the exons ATGGGTTGGATTCCCTGTTCCGGAAATTCAAACACTAAGAAGAAGCTAAAGAAGAAGTTGGAGAAGATGGAAGTGCAGAGCAGTCTTGTTGATCCGATCAAAGCCACCCCAG GGAAATTGAAGAGGAATTCATCCATGAATTCCAAAGATTCCTCTAGAAATGGAAACCCTGATCACATTGCTGCACAGACATTCTCATTCCGTGAGTTGGCAACTGCTACTAGAAACTTCAGAGCTGAATGTCTTTTAGGCGAGGGAGGCTTTGGAAGAGTCTACAAGGGGCGTTTGGAAAGTATTAATCAA ATTGTTGCAATTAAACAACTTGACCGAAATGGACTACAAGGGAATAGAGAGTTCCTTGTTGAAGTTTTGATGTTAAGTCTTCTTCACCACCCTAACCTTGTCAACCTGATTGGTTATTGTGCTGATGGGGATCAAAGGCTTCTAGTTTATGAATTTATGTCATTAGGATCATTGGAAGACCACTTACATG ATATTTCTCCTGGGAAGAAACAACTTGATTGGAACATACGGATGAAAATAGCTGCTGGAGCTGCAAGGGGATTGGAATATTTACACGACAAAGCTAATCCTCCTGTCATATACCGAGATTTAAAATGCTCCAATATTTTGCTTGGTGAAGGATATCATCCTAAGTTATCTGATTTTGGTCTGGCTAAACTTGGTCCCGTGGGGGAAAACACCCATGTATCTACAAGGGTTATGGGAACCTATGGATATTGTGCTCCAGAGTATGCAATGACAGGTCAACTGACTCTGAAATCAGATGTTTATAGCTTTGGTGTTGTTCTTCTGGAAATAATTACTGGAAGGAAAGCAATTGACAATTCAAGATCTGCAGGAGAGCAGAATCTTGTTGCTTGG GCCAGACCCTTGTTCAAAGATCGAAGAAAATTCTCACAAATGGCTGATCCAATGCTCCAAGGTCAATATCCTTCAAGAGGGCTATACCAGGCTCTTGCTGTTGCAGCTATGTGTGTTCAGGAGCAGGCCAATATGCGTCCAGTTATAGCTGATGTTGTCACTGCTTTGAGTTACCTTGCGTCACAAAAATATGATCCCAGTACACAGACTGTACAAAGCTCTCGCCATGCTCCTGGTACTCCTCCTAGAACCAAGAGGGGATA TCTGGTGCAAATTTCAAACATCTTACAACACACTGCAAGATATAGATTTGTAGATGTTAATACTGGTTGTCTTATGGTGGTGTTCTTCCTTCAGAGCATAGTAGCTAAAAATGTTGTAAAATTTTGTTCTACTTCTGGTGCACATAACTGCTCCTATTTTCCATTTGGAGCCAAGATGGTATATTCACTTCCTTTTCCCttagtttctattttaaaagaaaattgttgGATTCATGATTCATGTTCCTTCTGTCTTGGCAATTGTTCTAGTGGTGTACCAGCATTCCATAGTTGTCAATTCTTCTTTCTCCTGGTCGTTTGTATAGTAATGAAGCTCTGTAAAATTTGGCTTTTTCAACCAAGGAAGTATAACATAATATCATGTGTTATCTCCTACTTTCGTCTTGTTTATATTGTCGTGTATAGATTTTAA
- the LOC137829572 gene encoding probable serine/threonine-protein kinase PBL7 isoform X1, which produces MGWIPCSGNSNTKKKLKKKLEKMEVQSSLVDPIKATPGKLKRNSSMNSKDSSRNGNPDHIAAQTFSFRELATATRNFRAECLLGEGGFGRVYKGRLESINQIVAIKQLDRNGLQGNREFLVEVLMLSLLHHPNLVNLIGYCADGDQRLLVYEFMSLGSLEDHLHDISPGKKQLDWNIRMKIAAGAARGLEYLHDKANPPVIYRDLKCSNILLGEGYHPKLSDFGLAKLGPVGENTHVSTRVMGTYGYCAPEYAMTGQLTLKSDVYSFGVVLLEIITGRKAIDNSRSAGEQNLVAWARPLFKDRRKFSQMADPMLQGQYPSRGLYQALAVAAMCVQEQANMRPVIADVVTALSYLASQKYDPSTQTVQSSRHAPGTPPRTKRG; this is translated from the exons ATGGGTTGGATTCCCTGTTCCGGAAATTCAAACACTAAGAAGAAGCTAAAGAAGAAGTTGGAGAAGATGGAAGTGCAGAGCAGTCTTGTTGATCCGATCAAAGCCACCCCAG GGAAATTGAAGAGGAATTCATCCATGAATTCCAAAGATTCCTCTAGAAATGGAAACCCTGATCACATTGCTGCACAGACATTCTCATTCCGTGAGTTGGCAACTGCTACTAGAAACTTCAGAGCTGAATGTCTTTTAGGCGAGGGAGGCTTTGGAAGAGTCTACAAGGGGCGTTTGGAAAGTATTAATCAA ATTGTTGCAATTAAACAACTTGACCGAAATGGACTACAAGGGAATAGAGAGTTCCTTGTTGAAGTTTTGATGTTAAGTCTTCTTCACCACCCTAACCTTGTCAACCTGATTGGTTATTGTGCTGATGGGGATCAAAGGCTTCTAGTTTATGAATTTATGTCATTAGGATCATTGGAAGACCACTTACATG ATATTTCTCCTGGGAAGAAACAACTTGATTGGAACATACGGATGAAAATAGCTGCTGGAGCTGCAAGGGGATTGGAATATTTACACGACAAAGCTAATCCTCCTGTCATATACCGAGATTTAAAATGCTCCAATATTTTGCTTGGTGAAGGATATCATCCTAAGTTATCTGATTTTGGTCTGGCTAAACTTGGTCCCGTGGGGGAAAACACCCATGTATCTACAAGGGTTATGGGAACCTATGGATATTGTGCTCCAGAGTATGCAATGACAGGTCAACTGACTCTGAAATCAGATGTTTATAGCTTTGGTGTTGTTCTTCTGGAAATAATTACTGGAAGGAAAGCAATTGACAATTCAAGATCTGCAGGAGAGCAGAATCTTGTTGCTTGG GCCAGACCCTTGTTCAAAGATCGAAGAAAATTCTCACAAATGGCTGATCCAATGCTCCAAGGTCAATATCCTTCAAGAGGGCTATACCAGGCTCTTGCTGTTGCAGCTATGTGTGTTCAGGAGCAGGCCAATATGCGTCCAGTTATAGCTGATGTTGTCACTGCTTTGAGTTACCTTGCGTCACAAAAATATGATCCCAGTACACAGACTGTACAAAGCTCTCGCCATGCTCCTGGTACTCCTCCTAGAACCAAGAGGGGATAG